The Vitis vinifera cultivar Pinot Noir 40024 chromosome 16, ASM3070453v1 DNA segment tgcagcttttatgttagataaagaggCAGATCATTGGTGGCGTATGACTAGGAGACTTTTGGAGGATCAGGGACCCATAACATGGAGACAATTTAGGGAGGCTTTCTATAAGAAGTATTTCCCTGACAGTGTTAGGCGGCAGAAGGTGGGAGAGTTTATTCGTTTGGAACAGGGGGATATGACTGTGGCTCAGTATGAGGCCAAATTTACAGAGTTATCACGTTTTTCCCCACAGTTGATTGCTACAGAGGAGGAAAAggcattaaagtttcaggatggattgaagccttatttgaagaacaagatatctaTTTTGAAGCTTGGTGTCTATTCAGAGGTTGTTGACAGAGCCCTTATAGCAGAGAAAGATAATGAGGAGCTTCATCAGTATAGGGAACAGCAAAGGAAGCGAAATAGGAgtgatggtgctcatggtaatCAAGCACAGCGAAGGTCTACATCGAGaagaaatcagaataaagggAAGGCAGCGCAGAATTTAGATGGggcttgtcctacttgtggtaagaagcatgggggtaggccatgctatagagagactggagcttgctttggttgtgggaagCAAGGACATTTGATCAGAGATTGTCCAGAGAATAGGAAGTTCATCACTGGGAAgcctaaagaggaaaataaggaggataaacagaaacccaaagcccaaggacgggtgtttgctatgactcatcgagatgctcaggccacttctgatgtggtgacaggtactctccgaatccacaccttatttgctagagtcttgattgatcctggatcaacacactcttttgtttcagtatcttttgctggtttgttgggtttgcctgttgctagcatggactttgatttgattgttgctactcctatgggagattctgttgtggctagtagaatgcttagaaattgtattgtgatgattggttatagggaaatgccagttgatttagtactccttgaccttcaggattttgatgtgattttagggatggattggttagcttcctaCCATGCCTCTGTTAATTGTTTTGAGAAAAGGGTGACGTTTAGTCTTCCTGGTCAGCCTAAGTTTAGCTTTGAAGGGAAGCATGTGGACAGACCACTGCGTATGATCTCAGCCTTGCGAGCTAGTAGCTTGCTCAAGAAGGGTTGCCAAGGATTTTTGGCGAGTGTGATGAGTAATGAaagtgatttgaagttggaagacatacccatagtaagggagtatcctgatgtctttccagaGGATTTGCCTGGCTTGCTaccagagagagaggtggagttcaccatCGATCTGGTACCAGGAACAGGTCCTATGTCTAAGGCCCCATACAGGATGGCACCtgtggagcttaaggagttgaaagttcagcttcaggagttattagacaagggttttatcaggcctagtgtttcaccttggggagctcctgttctatttgtgaaaaagaaggatggctcaatgagactttgcattgactatagggagttgaataaggtgacagtgaggaataagtatccccttcctcggattgatgatttgtttgatcagctacaaggtgcttgtgtgttctctaagataGATCTTCGATCGGGTTATCACCAGTTGAGGGTTAGAGGGGAAGATGTACCCAATACTGCTTTTCGAACTAGGTATGGGCACTATGAGTTTcttgttatgccttttggtttgactaatgcacctgctgcttttatggacttgatgaatagggtattcaaaccctatttagatcagtttgtggtggtttttatagatgacatCTTGGTATACTCAAGAAGTAGAGAGGAGCATGAGAgccatttgagtattgtattacaAACCCTCAGAAATAAGCAGTTGTATGCTAAACTGaagaagtgtgagttttggttagaccgaatttctttccttgggcatgtggtaAGCAATGATGGCATCTCAGTTGACCCTGGCAAGGTAGATGCTGTAGCTAATTGGAGAAGACCTAGTACTGTGACtgagattcgaagtttcttgggacttgctggttactataggcggtttatagaagggttctctaagattgccctacctttaactaagttgacacagaagggagttaagtttgagtggtctgatgattgtgaatgtagcttccaagagttgaagaatagattagtgtcagctcctattttgactatcccttcaggttcaggaggatttgtggtgtatagtgatgcctctcatcagggtttgggttgtgttcttatgcagcatggaagagttgtagcttatgcttctagacagttgaagccttatgaaaggaattaccctactcatgatttggagttagctgctgtggtttttgcacttaagatctggagacattttctgtttggtgaaacttgtgagatattcacagatcataagagtttgaagtatttattttcccaaaaggaattgaacatgagacagaggaggtggatcgaactacttaaggactatgattgtattattcagtatcatcctgggaaggcgaatgttgtagctgatgccttgagtaggaagtcAGTTGGTTCTCTAGCAGCTATTAGAGGCTGTCAAAGGCAGTTACTTGAAgagttgaggagtttacaagtccactttcaagttatgggcttaggagcacttgtagcaaatttcagagtacaaccagacttagttgggagaattaagaccctacaaaagaatgattctCGATTAGTGCAAGTTATAGAGGAAGTTAAGAGGGGCAGTAAAcctgattttgttttgtcagatgatgagatcttgagatttgggactagactttgtgtcccaaatgatgaagacttaaggagggagcttttagaggaagctcattgttccaagtttacaatccacccaggagggacaaagatgtacaaggatttgaggcaaaactattggtggtcaggtatgaagcgtgatattgcacaatttgtggctcagtgtttAGTGTGTCAACAGGTGAAGGCTGAACATCAGCGACCAGCAGGGTCTTTGCAGCCACTTGCTattcctgagtggaagtgggagcatattaccatggattttgtgataggattgccaagaaccttagggggtaataatgctatttgggtgattgttg contains these protein-coding regions:
- the LOC132252723 gene encoding uncharacterized protein LOC132252723, which gives rise to MSAEGIYRYLGTLAGLVERQARAVGTNVQGQSSSYKGSSFDDFKKLGPPYFSGATDPTEAEAWILKMEKFFGVIDCSEEQKASYAAFMLDKEADHWWRMTRRLLEDQGPITWRQFREAFYKKYFPDSVRRQKVGEFIRLEQGDMTVAQYEAKFTELSRFSPQLIATEEEKALKFQDGLKPYLKNKISILKLGVYSEVVDRALIAEKDNEELHQYREQQRKRNRSDGAHGNQAQRRSTSRRNQNKGKAAQNLDGACPTCGKKHGGRPCYRETGACFGCGKQGHLIRDCPENRKFITGKPKEENKEDKQKPKAQGRVFAMTHRDAQATSDVVTEFQRT